In one window of Nocardia brasiliensis DNA:
- a CDS encoding FUSC family protein codes for MDRLRASWARLRLSALPIVQCAVGAALAWFIAREIVGHPQPFFAPTAAVVSIGISFGARLRRSVELVVGVAVGIGIGDLFITNAGTGVWQIALVVAVAMAAAVFLDGGSIITMQAAGSAVLVATLLPPSAGGGFSRMIDALVGGLVGVVVVASIPLHPVRRARDKAAEILGVMGKSLTECGDGLLEQDPEKLRAALAAVRATQPQIDSLRAILEGGREISRISPLYWNSRARLERIKATADPLDNAVRNTRVLLRRSLTLVQDDEILDPRLIDEVERLGQAVDVVRRMMLADPGEQPDQAEGARVLRTVAKGARPELVEGAGLSAHVVFAQVRSIVVDLMQVCGMKRISAMALLPPTVPKPWIAPED; via the coding sequence ATGGATCGGCTGCGCGCCTCCTGGGCGCGGCTGCGGCTGTCGGCGCTGCCGATCGTGCAGTGCGCCGTCGGCGCGGCGCTGGCCTGGTTCATCGCGCGCGAGATCGTCGGCCATCCGCAACCGTTCTTCGCCCCGACCGCGGCAGTGGTGTCGATCGGCATCTCCTTCGGTGCCAGGCTGCGCCGGTCGGTGGAACTGGTGGTCGGTGTCGCGGTCGGTATCGGCATCGGTGACCTGTTCATCACCAACGCGGGCACCGGAGTGTGGCAGATCGCGCTGGTGGTCGCGGTCGCCATGGCGGCGGCGGTGTTCCTGGACGGCGGTTCGATCATCACCATGCAGGCGGCCGGTTCCGCGGTGCTGGTCGCGACCCTGCTGCCGCCGTCGGCGGGCGGCGGCTTCTCCCGGATGATCGACGCGCTGGTCGGCGGTCTGGTGGGAGTGGTTGTGGTGGCCTCGATTCCGCTGCATCCGGTGCGCCGCGCCCGCGACAAGGCCGCGGAAATCCTTGGCGTGATGGGCAAATCGCTCACCGAGTGCGGCGACGGGCTGCTGGAGCAGGATCCGGAGAAGCTGCGCGCGGCGCTCGCCGCGGTTCGCGCGACGCAGCCGCAGATCGACTCGTTGCGCGCGATCCTGGAGGGCGGCAGGGAGATCAGCCGAATCTCCCCGCTGTACTGGAACTCTCGCGCCCGCCTCGAACGCATCAAGGCCACCGCCGACCCGCTCGACAACGCGGTGCGCAACACCAGGGTGCTGCTGCGCCGCTCGCTGACGCTGGTCCAGGACGACGAGATCCTCGATCCCCGCCTGATCGACGAGGTCGAAAGGCTCGGCCAGGCAGTCGATGTGGTGCGCCGGATGATGCTCGCCGATCCGGGTGAGCAGCCGGATCAGGCCGAGGGCGCGCGCGTGCTGCGCACCGTCGCCAAGGGGGCGCGCCCGGAACTCGTTGAGGGTGCCGGTCTTTCGGCGCACGTCGTGTTCGCACAGGTGCGCTCGATCGTGGTCGACCTGATGCAGGTATGCGGTATGAAACGCATTTCGGCGATGGCGCTGCTTCCGCCGACCGTGCCCAAACCGTGGATCGCGCCCGAGGATTGA
- a CDS encoding DUF3151 domain-containing protein yields MTSFGDLLGPQPVLLPEISDAEDALLDGTDPVRVAADHPAASIAWAYLAEAALTRGEAAAEPINHDIVAAYAFARTGYHRGLDLLRRNGWKGFGPVPWSHEPNRGFLRSVGALARAAKVVGETEEYARCLDLLEDCDPRAAAELGLD; encoded by the coding sequence ATGACCTCGTTCGGTGATCTGCTAGGCCCGCAACCGGTACTCCTCCCCGAAATCTCCGACGCCGAAGACGCGTTGCTCGACGGCACCGATCCGGTGCGTGTCGCCGCCGACCATCCGGCGGCATCGATCGCCTGGGCCTATCTGGCCGAGGCCGCGCTCACCAGGGGCGAAGCCGCTGCGGAGCCGATCAACCATGACATCGTCGCCGCCTACGCGTTCGCCCGCACCGGCTATCACCGCGGCCTCGACCTGTTGCGGCGCAATGGCTGGAAGGGCTTCGGCCCGGTGCCGTGGAGCCACGAACCCAACCGGGGTTTCCTGCGCAGCGTCGGCGCGCTGGCCCGCGCGGCCAAGGTGGTCGGCGAGACCGAGGAGTACGCGCGCTGCCTGGACCTGCTCGAAGACTGCGATCCCCGCGCGGCGGCTGAGCTGGGCCTGGACTGA
- a CDS encoding fused (3R)-hydroxyacyl-ACP dehydratase subunits HadA/HadB, translated as MVREQTLSLETDGTQQTAALAGQRFRVRDHYEVGREKIREFARAVQNHHGAHQHESEALRLGHENVIAPPTFASVIGSAGTRSLLESVLTEYDLSQILQTDQVFQAYRPILAGDRLSSEILIESIRQFGGNDFVVVRSALLNQHGELALIGSTTIVARRGVAVDPNVAEVVDNIMMHGQVVEFPSAESGSDDSSPLIPLGAGALPQPAPDRVPAPVHTLPDVERLATGDQLPPKTFRLTRGDLANYAGVSGDANPIHFSDHAAELVGLPTVVAHGMLTMGLASSYLTEWLGDPTAIEKFSVRFSGFVPVAANAASTVEFTGRIKSLDPHARTATLVLGGTSGERKLFGRALAEVRFS; from the coding sequence ATGGTCAGGGAACAAACGCTTTCGCTAGAAACCGATGGCACGCAGCAGACGGCAGCACTGGCCGGACAACGGTTCCGGGTGCGGGACCACTACGAGGTCGGCCGGGAAAAGATCCGCGAATTCGCGCGGGCGGTGCAGAACCACCACGGCGCGCATCAGCACGAATCCGAGGCGCTGCGGCTCGGCCATGAGAACGTCATCGCGCCACCGACTTTCGCCTCGGTGATCGGTTCGGCAGGCACCCGTTCCCTGCTCGAATCGGTGCTCACCGAATACGACCTGTCCCAGATCCTGCAGACCGATCAGGTTTTCCAGGCCTATCGGCCGATCTTGGCGGGCGACCGGCTCAGCAGCGAGATCCTGATCGAATCCATCCGCCAGTTCGGCGGCAACGACTTCGTCGTGGTGCGTTCGGCGCTGCTCAATCAGCACGGCGAGCTGGCCCTGATCGGCTCCACCACGATCGTGGCCCGCCGCGGTGTCGCCGTGGACCCGAACGTGGCCGAGGTGGTGGACAACATCATGATGCACGGCCAGGTGGTCGAATTCCCGAGTGCGGAAAGCGGATCGGACGACAGCTCGCCGCTGATCCCGCTCGGCGCGGGCGCACTGCCGCAGCCCGCGCCCGATCGGGTGCCCGCGCCGGTGCACACGCTGCCCGATGTCGAGCGACTAGCCACCGGAGATCAGCTCCCGCCCAAGACCTTCCGGCTGACCCGCGGCGACCTGGCCAACTACGCGGGCGTATCCGGTGACGCCAACCCGATCCACTTCAGCGATCACGCCGCCGAGTTGGTCGGCCTGCCCACGGTCGTCGCGCACGGCATGCTGACGATGGGTTTGGCGAGCAGCTACCTGACCGAATGGCTCGGCGACCCCACGGCCATCGAGAAATTCAGCGTGCGCTTCTCCGGCTTCGTCCCCGTCGCGGCGAACGCGGCGAGCACGGTCGAGTTCACCGGCCGGATCAAATCGCTCGACCCGCACGCCCGCACCGCGACGCTCGTGCTCGGCGGCACCTCGGGCGAGCGAAAGTTGTTCGGGCGCGCGCTCGCCGAGGTCCGCTTCAGCTGA
- a CDS encoding excalibur calcium-binding domain-containing protein, translated as MRNSVVRRAACALGAACLMGGALTLLPPAATAAPPTATAAAARPDSLPKHDPKDSDKDKKKSRRTYTNCDQVRAEGAGPLYRGEGGYQAFLDRDNDGIACNE; from the coding sequence GTGAGAAATTCTGTAGTACGCCGCGCGGCTTGCGCGCTCGGCGCCGCGTGTCTGATGGGCGGCGCACTCACGCTGCTGCCGCCTGCCGCCACCGCGGCGCCCCCGACGGCCACAGCCGCTGCCGCGCGCCCGGACTCGCTGCCCAAGCACGACCCGAAGGACAGCGACAAGGACAAGAAGAAGTCACGACGGACCTACACCAACTGCGACCAGGTCCGAGCCGAAGGCGCGGGTCCGCTGTACCGCGGTGAGGGCGGCTACCAAGCCTTCCTCGACCGGGACAACGACGGTATCGCCTGCAACGAGTAG
- a CDS encoding BTAD domain-containing putative transcriptional regulator: MCLDVRVLGPVRLLVGGEPVAVGGPKPRALLAALTVNRRRAVSSAALADMVWNEDPPDSYAASLQVFVSNIRKALRNSGVDPAQVLRTESSGYRLEVAETACDLGRFETAREAGSRAAALGDHAGAAQLFGAAQREWSGRALADLTGLQFADGFATAMEEERLAVASARIDAEIALGRASSVIGELVAMTTEHPLREPLWGQLITALYLSGRQADALDACRRVRTVLAEELGIDPGPALTELEQRVLRQEPLSTVELRQAERMAAAMTETVTEAPRAVRSGQLRLPDGRVVSIAQGGLRIGRMTDNDLVLDDPKASRYHAHIMPSRAGLLIKDLHSANGVYVNDDPIENGALLADGDRIRIGATMLTFQAAQ, translated from the coding sequence ATGTGTCTGGATGTGCGCGTGCTCGGGCCCGTCCGGTTGCTCGTCGGCGGTGAGCCGGTGGCGGTCGGCGGGCCCAAGCCACGGGCGTTGCTCGCCGCGCTCACTGTGAATCGACGGCGCGCGGTCTCTTCGGCCGCGCTGGCCGACATGGTGTGGAACGAGGATCCACCCGATTCCTACGCGGCGAGCCTGCAGGTATTCGTCTCGAATATTCGTAAGGCGCTGCGTAATTCGGGTGTGGACCCGGCGCAGGTGCTGCGTACGGAATCCTCTGGCTATCGGCTCGAAGTGGCCGAGACCGCGTGCGATCTCGGCCGTTTCGAGACCGCGCGGGAGGCGGGCAGCCGCGCGGCCGCACTCGGCGATCACGCCGGGGCCGCGCAGCTGTTCGGTGCCGCGCAGCGCGAGTGGAGCGGGCGCGCGCTGGCCGATCTCACCGGCCTGCAGTTCGCCGACGGTTTCGCCACCGCGATGGAGGAGGAGCGCCTCGCCGTGGCCTCCGCGCGCATCGATGCCGAAATCGCCCTCGGCCGTGCGTCATCGGTGATCGGCGAGTTGGTCGCGATGACCACCGAACACCCGCTGCGCGAGCCGCTGTGGGGCCAGCTGATCACCGCGCTGTACCTGTCGGGCAGGCAGGCCGACGCGCTCGACGCGTGCCGGCGGGTGCGCACCGTGCTCGCCGAGGAACTCGGTATCGACCCCGGGCCAGCACTGACCGAGCTGGAACAGCGGGTGTTGCGGCAGGAGCCGCTGAGCACGGTCGAGCTGCGCCAGGCCGAACGGATGGCGGCGGCGATGACCGAGACCGTCACCGAGGCGCCGCGCGCGGTGCGCAGCGGGCAGCTGCGCCTGCCCGACGGCCGGGTGGTCTCGATTGCCCAGGGCGGCTTGCGCATCGGCCGGATGACCGACAACGACCTGGTCCTCGACGACCCGAAGGCCAGCAGGTACCACGCGCACATCATGCCGAGCCGGGCCGGCCTGCTGATCAAGGATCTGCACTCGGCCAACGGCGTCTACGTCAACGACGATCCGATCGAGAACGGCGCACTGCTGGCCGACGGCGACCGGATCCGGATCGGCGCGACCATGCTGACTTTCCAAGCCGCGCAATAG